One genomic region from Podarcis raffonei isolate rPodRaf1 chromosome 16, rPodRaf1.pri, whole genome shotgun sequence encodes:
- the ISG20L2 gene encoding interferon-stimulated 20 kDa exonuclease-like 2 translates to MEEGTMSDLLLNLDTSLPARPKKASEGNQKHQRFIKRRQFLERKGFLKQKQLPGQAPLPRRDASQKHGGADCERDRKRPKVDRKGASAEQDRKPLREDSSARRTKTFPKEKAARGAKDSGSQGGNASGGATASSKAGSTAGGGSSVRHNGAQANGAAGEIRRVALLSEFESGLSPVLLPPKPSKVVAIDCEMVGTGPGGRVSDLARCSVVSYHGDVMYDKYVRPLSPITNYRTRWSGIQRHHMKNAVPFKVAQKEILKVLSGKIVVGHAIHNDFKALKYFHPKSLTRDTSKNPLLNRKAGFPENEQASLKRLTKQLLHRDIQVGNKGHSSVEDARATMELYKVVEDEWERQLATSPQD, encoded by the exons ATGGAGGAGGGCACCATGTCGGATCTCCTTCTCAACCTGGACACGTCCCTCCCTGCGCGGCCCAAGAAGGCCTCTGAGGGCAACCAGAAGCACCAGCGGTTCATCAAGCGCCGGCAGTTCCTGGAGCGGAAAGGCTTCCTGAAGCAGAAGCAGCTCCCCGGGCAAGCCCCACTGCCGCGGCGGGATGCCTCTCAGAAGCACGGCGGGGCAGACTGTGAGCGGGACAGAAAGAGGCCAAAAGTGGACAGGAAGGGGGCGTCCGCCGAGCAGGACAGAAAGCCCCTGCGGGAGGACAGCTCGGCCCGCAGGACCAAGACATTCCCCAAGGAGAAGGCCGCCCGCGGGGCTAAGGACTCTGGGTCCCAGGGAGGCAATGCCTCTGGGGGTGCCACAGCCTCGAGCAAAGCAGGGAGCACTGCGGGGGGTGGTTCCTCTGTGAGGCACAATGGGGCGCAGGCCAATGGGGCCGCGGGCGAGATCCGGAGGGTGGCCCTGCTGAGCGAGTTTGAGAGCGGGCTGTCCCCGGTGCTGCTGCCGCCCAAGCCCAGCAAGGTGGTGGCCATTGACTGTGAGATGGTGGGCACGGGCCCCGGCGGGCGCGTCAGTGACTTGGCGCGCTGCAGCGTGGTCAGCTACCACGGCGACGTGATGTACGACAAGTACGTGCGGCCCCTCAGCCCCATCACCAACTACCGGACGCGCTGGagtggcattcagaggcaccACATGAAGAACGCCGTCCCCTTCAAGGTGGCCCAGAAGGag ATCCTCAAGGTCCTCTCTGGGAAGATAGTTGTGGGCCACGCCATCCACAATGACTTCAAAGCCCTCAAGTATTTCCATCCCAAGTCGCTGACCAGGGACACCTCGAAGAACCCTCTGCTCAACCGCAAGGCCGGCTTCCCGGAGAACGAGCAGGCCTCCCTGAAGCGCCTCACCAAGCAGCTCCTCCACAGGGACATCCAG GTGGGGAACAAAGGCCACTCCTCGGTGGAAGACGCCCGGGCCACCATGGAACTGTACAAGGTGGTGGAGGACGAGTGGGAGAGGCAACTGGCCACCTCTCCTCAGGACTGA